A stretch of DNA from Methanobrevibacter gottschalkii DSM 11977:
AGAAGTAATTATTATTAATGCTGAAAAAATTATGTTAACTGGTAATAAGGATTGGGCTTATGCTAAATACAAACAAAGAGTTGACAGGGCAAGTATTTCTAACCCTCGTGATTTAGGTCCTAAATATCCTAGAAGACCGGACGATATATTTAGAAGAACTGTAAGAGGTATGTTGCCTTTCAAAAAATCTAAAGGTAAAACTGCATTCAAAGGATTAAAAGCGTTTGTTGGCGTACCTGCTGAATATGCTGATGTAGAACTCACTGCAGTTCCTGAAGCAGAATATAAAAATATTAAAAAAGGTATCGAATTAGGAGAAATCTCCAAACTTTTAGGAGCTACCTTTTAGATAGAT
This window harbors:
- a CDS encoding 50S ribosomal protein L13, with product MIIDGEGCVLGRLASVTSKNLLEGEEVIIINAEKIMLTGNKDWAYAKYKQRVDRASISNPRDLGPKYPRRPDDIFRRTVRGMLPFKKSKGKTAFKGLKAFVGVPAEYADVELTAVPEAEYKNIKKGIELGEISKLLGATF